The sequence AGTCTATGTTTGCGACCTGACTGGAGCCTATTTGCTGGTAGACCAGTAACTAACAGAATACTGCTGGTTCGAAGccaattttgcatttttttgttcttttcctTTGCAACAAGGAAAAATACACAGACTGTGTGAAAATTATGCTAAGGCAGCAGaaagaaaagaagaaattgtttgcACAAACAAGGCTCGTATGTGCTAAGAGCTGATAAGAGTTTGGTCTACATGATGGCTTAAGCAATTAATGCTTTCGAATATTGTGCATCTTTACGTGATGGTCATTGAACCCCTGCCATCGAccatgtttatttatttgtggtAAAATTATTGGAGATATTTGTACAAAAGGAAGGTTTTTTTAATACACATTAggattaattattaaattcgTTCGATTTTTTAGTATCTAAAATGGTACACAAAGAACTCATTTTTAATCAGGAATTAAATTTCTTTACAGATTTTGTTATTAGAAGAACCGCTTGAGGTAGCACATTTACCGGAAAAACGAAAGGCTAAAAACTCAGAAGACGAAAGCAATGcgaaaaaagtaaaattaGATTCAAATGGGCTCAAAACCAAACGTCCTGGATTTAATGAAGAAAGATACGAAGAAACTTCGTATTATTTTGAGAATGGTACTCCACACTTTTTAGAATATTGTTGTATttctttaatttgttttaaatattgcACAGGTCTTAGAAAGGTGTATCCATATTTTTTCACATTCACTACATTCGCCAAAGGGCGTTGGGTTGACGAGAAAATTCTGGATGTGTTTGTCCGTGAGTTTCGGGCTGCTCCTCCCGAAGAATACGAGCGCAGCCTGGAAGCTGGAAAATTGACTGTTAATTACGAAAAGGTGCCCAAGGACTATAAAATCAAACACAACGATTTGCTGGCCAATGTCGTGCATAGGTACGTATTTTTAGGAaactttcatttaaatatgCACACATTTGTATTATAGACACGAAGTCCCTGTTACTTCACAGCCCATCAAGGTAGTGTACATGGACAAGGATATTGTGGTTGTGAATAAGCCGGCGTCAATACCAGTAGGTATTATATAGATAAAGAAAgctaaattataataaatcaaatttaagGTACATCCATGTGGGCGATATAGACATAATACCGTGGTTTTTATTCTGGCCAAGGAGCACAATTTAAAAAACCTGAGAACAATTCACAGACTGGATCGACTGACATCTGGTCTTCTTTTGTTCGGGCGCACTGCTGAAAAAGCCCGCGAATTGGAATTGCAAATCAGAACTAGACAAGTGCAGAAGGAATACGTGTGTCGCGTGGAAGGGCGTTTTCCGGAGTGagtaaaacaaattatacatTTGTTTTCAtccaattttattaattatttgtATCTTGCATATCTTTACAGTGAAATAGTTGAGTGCAATGAGAAAATAGACGTTGTGAGCTACAAAATCGGTGTTTGCAAGGTTTCACCAAAGGGCAAGGACTGTAAAACTACGTTTCAAAGAATTGGTGAAGTGGGAGATGACAGCATTGTTTTATGCAAACCCCTTACAGGACGTATGCACCAAATAAGAGTACACCTACAGTATTTGGGTAGGCCAGCAAGTCACAATCTTTTGCCGtcttaattttcttatttcctTTCTGTAGGTTATCCTATTTCAAATGATCCTTTGTACAACCACGAAGTTTTTGGTCCTTTAAAAGGTCGAGGAGGAGACATCGGTGGTATAACTGAAGAACAGTTGATCAATAACCTAATTACCATTCATAACGCCGAAAATTGGTTGGGTCTTGAAGGAGAACAAGTCGTGAAAACGGAAATCAAAAGTGAATTAAAAACTACTTTAGCAGTGGAGGTACCAATAGATACTAAATCTCCGGAACCCGTAATTCCAGCAACAAACGAATCAATCAATGAAGTAAGACCGTAGAAATTTTAGTATATGACCGGATAAACACATAATTATTCTCAATTGACAGGCTGCCACCCAAACTTGCTATGAAGAACCAGACAGGTCTTTTGACTCACAAAAGACAACTTCGGATCCGCATTGTTCTGAGTGCAAAGTCAACTACAGAGACCCCGGCCCAAAGGATCTTATAATGTTCCTTCATGCATGGAAATATAGGGTCAGTTGCAAACTCTTCTATTTTGTACTGCGCTAATTTAAAACCTTAACTCATTTACAGGGTGTCGGTTGGGAATACGAAACAGAACTACCGGAATGGGCTTGTAAAACTACTATAAATTATGATCAGTTGTGAATCAATAAACTTGATTGACTTTTTAAACAATAAGTTGTTCTATTATATTCTTAGGGCTCGACAAAAAAACGCAATAATGTTACTGGcagtaaatatatttttattggtAATCTATCTTTGccttttttgacaaaatttaaGTTGTTTAAAATGTTAGTATTATTGTGCGTTTTGTTATCTTTACCGCTATCCTTTTCAAATCCTCACTTGCAAATGATCTTTGATATTAACCCTATATTTCTGGACCTTTATTTGGAACACGAAGATGTCCTCGTTGAATATTATTTGGCTTTGTGCAATACTTGTCCAAGAATGCCAACTGTTCTGGATTATTTGGTGCGAGAACTTAATCTGAGCTCGCTGCTTACAATTGTTTCAGTTGATTGCAGAAAATATTCAACACAATGCCTCAGGAATAACATTACGCAATATCCGAAATGGGTTCGCATTGAACAAAGTGGACAGTTGACTGCTATTATGAACCCTGAAAGTCTAATTCAAGCATTAACTAAATATAACATTTCAGAAAACAATATAACGTTAGCCAGTCAAATGTTTAATGAGACTTTATTACAATACGTAGAAGAGGATGTCTGCATACCTGGACAGGTTCTAAAACTAAAgtcaaataatttttattccCTAATAAACAATGGAACCttctttataaaattatattctccAAGTTGTCCGTCGTGCATTGTGATGTTCGCAATTTGGAAAGAGCTCGCTTCGGAGTTGGTAAATGAAACTAAAGTTTGCATTGCAGAGTACGATTGCTCAACTGGAATGCAAATTTGCAAGGACTTGCAAATTGCACGGATCCCTTCTTTAATATGGTTTAAAAACGGAAAACGAGTTGAAAAATACAAAGGAAATCGAGAGAAAGAAGGGTTGAGAAATTTTGTGTCTGATATGATGACTGCTAAGAGCTCTCATTCTTCTGCTCatcaaaaaacatttttgaatattGCCAAACTAACGATGTTACTAAATTCATTGAGGTTTTATTTGCTACgagaaaaataaattgtaattttaaaaGAGTTAAATTTTAGAAACTGTAGCACAAgtggatattttaaaatgtaaaagtGATAACTAACGTTCGCGGGAGCGCCTCTTATGCCTATCGATAAATCGATTTTTATCGGGAGACCATTAAGTAGGAGCTGTGTCATCTCTTTCGGACATCTGGCGCAAATAAATACGAAGAAGCGCAGGGATTTGGCTGGGAACAATGATACACGATTTGGTTATGGCTTGTTTGAGCCATAGTTCCAAGGGGCTGGGTATAAAGGCCTTCACGGTAAGTACAGTGGTTCATGAGAGATAAATCTCTAGCTTTAAACACCCATTTCCCAGGACACCACAGTTATCGAGCAGTTTATACATCCTTgcgagaggcagatattcttggatattttaaaaattataaaggTCTACCATGAAGTGGCTCAGTTTACACAGTCCCTGGGACCGCAGAAGAATACACTTGGCGAACTTCCAGGTATGTCTGAAAACATAAAATGGCCTATCCTATACAAGCTCTTAAAACTTTTGCGGTAGATCTTTCGCATGGCTATTACTTGATAAACTTGGCCAAGGGCATCGAGATTGCTCTCGAGGAGTACTATGCGGAGATCAATAGCCTGGAGCAGTATTGCTCCGAGAACGAGCGCACTTCGCTCTCATATGTCTACAATGCTCTGCAACTCAAGTTGCCCGTTCTGGTTTTTCTGAGGAACCTCAtcatggagatccaggtgcgaAAACTGCAAGGATGCGCCATGCTCCACAACCTCCATCAGCAGTCTGAGCACGGAGACCTTCAACTGGAAAGAGTGATCAGGAAGCAAGTTTACATTCGTATCTTTCTTTTTATAGTCCTAACTGTATGCCTCTTTCAGAATTATGAAGCCTGTTAAGTACGCATTTTTCTCGAGCCTGGCTCATTGGCTTTTGTTCGGGGTGATCGACGATGTCCACTCGGAATTCTTTATTAAATTCACCCCAAATGATTCGGCTGATAGTACCTCATGCAGCAAATCAGCTAGTAGCTCTGTAATGGTAAGGACATTGTTATAATAATGTATTGCTTTTATTACACTCCCCATTGCCAGAGTGCCGACAAAACCCCCGAGGACTATATATGGCAGTACGAGATCAATATGGATCAGCTGCCAGGATTTCTCTCCATCATCGTGGCTGAAAAAGTGCTGTTTGTGGGACAAACTGTGCTGGTCTTTAAAATGCGCCGAAACGGTACAGCGAAAAGCAAAACAGATCAACTGGCAGTGAAGCTGGCTGAATTGTCGCGGGATGATATTTACGAGCTGTGGAACGGCAGAGAATCCGAGTTCTTTAAAATGGTTCTAGACCTCAGCAAC is a genomic window of Drosophila suzukii chromosome 2L, CBGP_Dsuzu_IsoJpt1.0, whole genome shotgun sequence containing:
- the RluA-2 gene encoding pseudouridylate synthase RPUSD2 isoform X2 produces the protein MDKDIVVVNKPASIPVHPCGRYRHNTVVFILAKEHNLKNLRTIHRLDRLTSGLLLFGRTAEKARELELQIRTRQVQKEYVCRVEGRFPDEIVECNEKIDVVSYKIGVCKVSPKGKDCKTTFQRIGEVGDDSIVLCKPLTGRMHQIRVHLQYLGYPISNDPLYNHEVFGPLKGRGGDIGGITEEQLINNLITIHNAENWLGLEGEQVVKTEIKSELKTTLAVEVPIDTKSPEPVIPATNESINEAATQTCYEEPDRSFDSQKTTSDPHCSECKVNYRDPGPKDLIMFLHAWKYRGVGWEYETELPEWACKTTINYDQL
- the RluA-2 gene encoding pseudouridylate synthase RPUSD2 isoform X1 — translated: MQSPKRLRNAQTQHGDALSVDVENIFLHRFMLSTNSTLGSNTNEQDQPSKCVWFPDDTTADPTDHTDPPILLLEEPLEVAHLPEKRKAKNSEDESNAKKVKLDSNGLKTKRPGFNEERYEETSYYFENGLRKVYPYFFTFTTFAKGRWVDEKILDVFVREFRAAPPEEYERSLEAGKLTVNYEKVPKDYKIKHNDLLANVVHRHEVPVTSQPIKVVYMDKDIVVVNKPASIPVHPCGRYRHNTVVFILAKEHNLKNLRTIHRLDRLTSGLLLFGRTAEKARELELQIRTRQVQKEYVCRVEGRFPDEIVECNEKIDVVSYKIGVCKVSPKGKDCKTTFQRIGEVGDDSIVLCKPLTGRMHQIRVHLQYLGYPISNDPLYNHEVFGPLKGRGGDIGGITEEQLINNLITIHNAENWLGLEGEQVVKTEIKSELKTTLAVEVPIDTKSPEPVIPATNESINEAATQTCYEEPDRSFDSQKTTSDPHCSECKVNYRDPGPKDLIMFLHAWKYRGVGWEYETELPEWACKTTINYDQL